AAAAATGGAGTCAAGGCCAGGAATATATATACTTTATGCAAAACCAATAAACGGTATAACATTCAATTCATTGCCTTTAAGAAGAATTTTTTGTAGACCTAAACCTTTCTGCTCATTATGACAAATACACCCATTAAAAAGAAAAAAATAAGTGAATATAATATGGATGACTTAAAAGAATTCTTTTATAATCTTTCACGGAAAATTAGTAGCAAAATAATTCTTTTAGAAATAGGAAATGACTTTTTCAATATTGCTGTAGCCAAGTTAGTAAAAAATCAGTTGCAAATAAATAATGTTTTTAGGCAAGTCTTACCAAAAGAGGCTATTGAGAAATCAATACCAGCTGATCCGGATGCGTTCTCTGCAGTTCTTGTAGATGTTATTAAGGATTTGAAATTAGGAGGCCAAAGAATTGCATTGGTTTTGTCTTCGGATGCTTGTTATACAAGACTTATAGATATTCCTGGAACAATTACGAATGATAAAGCTAAGTCGTTTTTAGAGGATCCTGACTCAGGAATTCAAATACCTATATCTCTAAATAATTCTGATTTTGATATCCACTTAACTGATCTACCTGAAAAGAAGAAAGGGGATGAATTTTATAAGAGATATTTTCTTACATCCTTACCTAAAAAAAGCGTAAATACTATTTTAGAAACAATTAATAAAGCAAATTTAGAGCTTTGTTCAATCCAAATGAGTCATATGTGTATAGGAAATTTATTAAGCTCAGAAATTAATAAATTAGATTCTAATAATCTAATTATTTCTGTTGACTTGTTAGATGAATTTACGCAACTAATTATTTTTGATAATTCTGGTCCATTATTTATAAAAAGACTTGCTTCTATAAGAAATTATCCAACTATTGATGAGATGAAAGAAATGCAGAATAGGGGGAAGGATGAAAAGATTAAATCAAGTAAGAAACTTTCATCTGATTATCATCCTTTATCAAAGCTTGATTTAAAGATTTTAATTAGAGAAATTAATAATACATTTAAGAATTTTATTCAAGAAAATGACTTAATCAAAA
This sequence is a window from Prochlorococcus marinus XMU1419. Protein-coding genes within it:
- the pilM gene encoding pilus assembly protein PilM — encoded protein: MTNTPIKKKKISEYNMDDLKEFFYNLSRKISSKIILLEIGNDFFNIAVAKLVKNQLQINNVFRQVLPKEAIEKSIPADPDAFSAVLVDVIKDLKLGGQRIALVLSSDACYTRLIDIPGTITNDKAKSFLEDPDSGIQIPISLNNSDFDIHLTDLPEKKKGDEFYKRYFLTSLPKKSVNTILETINKANLELCSIQMSHMCIGNLLSSEINKLDSNNLIISVDLLDEFTQLIIFDNSGPLFIKRLASIRNYPTIDEMKEMQNRGKDEKIKSSKKLSSDYHPLSKLDLKILIREINNTFKNFIQENDLIKIGKIFLTGRNSQHENLVEILGNNLSMDVFLISPIGISDLKEFNYDPDKLNQFSMSRIIGLGLSLIREKYENNENLLSSNSFIIKKYIHSEFQSSQNELENSNKSSELLLEKDNKKKEEVKKTVIKKEEDKKKEEVKKTVIKKEEDKKKEEVKKTVIKKEEDKKKEEVKKTVIKK